From a single Maritimibacter sp. DP1N21-5 genomic region:
- a CDS encoding FAD-binding oxidoreductase, whose product MTRLYEPFAYSDGPRAACAWSLSEGWSPLAGEAEVEVAVIGGGFTGLSAALHLAQAGVSVAVLEAKVPGWGASGRNGGFCCMGGAKVDHATLARRHGLGEADAFLRAELEAIRLVEDLIATHGIEVSRHSDGEMQLAHNAREAAAFEHEVSTLARLGVESERLSPDALRERGLNMTGSHGGLHVKTGFALDPGRYVAGLARAARDAGAKVHAQTPVTALKPGGAGWHLATPRGEVTAKQVILATNGYSDDALPGWMAGRYLPVQSSALMTRPLTDEEQRAQGWTSDLMAYDTRILLHYFRKLPDGRFLFGMRGGIRSSRAAEAATRGRLIRHFHRLFPAWRDVEVARSWSGLACLSPGFTPYVGPVPEMDGVFAAYAYHGNGVAMGTYSGRLAARLALGEDQRPTVIATPPGRFPFGRFRRVLLAGAYAGYTLKDAL is encoded by the coding sequence ATGACCCGGCTTTATGAACCTTTCGCCTATAGCGACGGGCCGCGCGCGGCCTGCGCGTGGTCCTTGTCGGAGGGCTGGTCGCCCCTTGCCGGCGAAGCGGAGGTCGAGGTCGCGGTGATCGGCGGCGGCTTCACGGGACTGTCTGCGGCCTTGCATCTGGCGCAGGCGGGTGTGTCAGTCGCGGTGCTGGAGGCGAAGGTGCCAGGCTGGGGTGCCTCGGGGCGCAATGGCGGCTTCTGCTGCATGGGCGGCGCCAAGGTGGACCACGCGACGCTGGCGCGACGGCATGGCCTGGGCGAGGCCGACGCGTTTCTGCGCGCGGAACTCGAGGCGATCCGGCTGGTCGAGGATCTGATCGCTACGCATGGGATCGAGGTGTCGCGCCATTCCGACGGCGAGATGCAACTGGCCCATAACGCGCGGGAAGCTGCGGCGTTCGAGCATGAGGTTTCGACGCTGGCCCGCTTGGGTGTCGAGTCCGAACGCCTGTCGCCGGATGCGCTTCGAGAGCGTGGGCTGAACATGACCGGAAGCCATGGAGGACTGCACGTCAAGACGGGCTTCGCGCTCGACCCCGGTCGCTATGTCGCCGGTCTCGCCCGGGCCGCGCGGGATGCGGGCGCGAAGGTCCATGCGCAAACGCCCGTCACGGCCCTGAAGCCTGGCGGCGCGGGCTGGCATCTGGCTACGCCCCGAGGTGAGGTCACGGCGAAGCAGGTCATTCTCGCCACCAATGGCTATTCCGATGACGCCCTGCCCGGCTGGATGGCGGGCCGCTATCTTCCAGTGCAATCGAGCGCGCTCATGACCCGGCCCCTGACCGATGAGGAACAGAGGGCGCAGGGCTGGACGTCAGACCTGATGGCCTATGACACCCGGATCCTCCTGCATTATTTCCGAAAGCTTCCCGACGGACGGTTCCTTTTCGGGATGCGCGGGGGCATCCGGTCGAGCCGGGCAGCAGAGGCCGCGACGCGCGGCCGCCTGATCCGGCATTTCCACCGTCTCTTCCCGGCATGGCGGGATGTGGAGGTGGCCCGAAGCTGGTCGGGTCTCGCTTGCCTCTCCCCCGGGTTCACGCCCTATGTGGGGCCGGTGCCAGAGATGGACGGCGTCTTCGCGGCCTATGCCTACCACGGCAACGGGGTGGCGATGGGGACCTATTCCGGGCGCCTTGCCGCGCGGCTCGCCCTTGGCGAGGATCAGCGTCCGACCGTGATCGCCACGCCTCCGGGCAGGTTCCCGTTCGGGCGTTTCCGGCGCGTGCTGCTGGCCGGTGCCTACGCGGGCTATACGCTGAAAGACGCGCTCTAA
- the pdeM gene encoding ligase-associated DNA damage response endonuclease PdeM, with product MNTYSLSCLDVALTVLPSGALYWPEKGVLVVSDLHLGRSERFARRAGALLPPYEVQDTLTRLEADIETVAARVVICLGDTFDDDAAVGGLDDDLRLWIARLMAGRRWIWVEGNHDPAPVDLGGEHRAEVQLGPLIFRHIAQVGAQGEVSGHYHPKARVAGRSRPCLLSDGERVILPAYGTYTGGLRSTDKALARLLKPGAIAVLTGANPVPIPMPR from the coding sequence ATGAACACCTATTCGCTTTCGTGCCTCGATGTTGCCCTGACGGTCCTGCCGTCAGGGGCGCTTTACTGGCCGGAGAAGGGCGTGCTGGTGGTGTCCGACCTGCATCTTGGGCGCTCCGAACGCTTCGCACGGCGGGCAGGGGCGCTCTTGCCGCCCTACGAGGTGCAGGACACGCTCACACGCCTCGAGGCGGACATCGAGACGGTGGCGGCGCGGGTCGTGATCTGTCTGGGCGACACGTTCGATGACGATGCGGCGGTTGGTGGTCTGGACGACGACCTGCGTCTCTGGATCGCGCGGCTCATGGCGGGGCGGCGCTGGATCTGGGTCGAAGGCAACCACGATCCCGCGCCTGTCGATCTGGGCGGCGAACATCGGGCCGAGGTCCAGCTGGGACCCCTGATCTTCCGCCATATCGCACAGGTCGGCGCGCAGGGCGAGGTGTCCGGCCATTATCATCCGAAGGCCCGGGTGGCGGGGCGGTCGCGTCCCTGTCTTCTGTCCGATGGTGAGCGTGTGATCCTGCCCGCCTATGGCACCTATACCGGCGGGCTTCGGTCCACGGACAAGGCGCTCGCAAGGCTCTTAAAGCCCGGCGCGATCGCGGTGCTCACCGGGGCGAACCCGGTCCCGATTCCGATGCCGCGCTAA
- the selD gene encoding selenide, water dikinase SelD yields MQSQIPLTRDVVLIGGGHAHALVLRMWGMNPLPGVRLTVVHPGPTAPYSGMLPGHVAGHYAREELDLDLVRLCRFAGARLVTGWAEGVDPVARRVRLAGGREIAYDVASLDVGVHAGMSDIDGFDDHALGVKPLDRFAGAFREFRAQVRAGDAAPEVAVIGAGVAGCEVALAMDHALRQDGATPRVALIEATGALTGFAPRAAGLMRGTLERAGVQLLFGRRVERVLPDHIVLDDGTTLPSRFTLGAAGAMAHGWLAASGLPVTEAGFVTTDATCRVTGQEDLFAVGDCAHFAPDPLPKAGVYAVRVAPVLLHNLRARLSGGSLRDFRPQKDFLKLISLGGKSAIAQRGRFAVAGPLLWRWKDRIDQRFMDKFRHLPQMKQDPLPSVLADGVREELGGAEQMLCAGCGSKVGPGVLSATLSRLPRAGRDDILTGPGDDAAVVELGGVRQVLTTDHLRAFTEDYGLFARIAAHHALGDVLAMGARPQAVLAQVTLPRQSEALQARAMEEIMAAAAEVFAAEGAEIAGGHTTMGAECTVGFTVTGLVDKPITVAGAQPDDVLVLTRPIGSGTILAAEMKGAAQGVDVAAMLAVMATGQGAVARVLEPAHAMTDVTGFGLAGHLSAICRASGVGAEIVLADVPSYEGALPLAEAGYRSTIFPANKVAAPVEGAVGARADLLWDPQTAGGFLACVSVEDLKDVLAGIAGAGGQGHVIGRMVEGSGIRLA; encoded by the coding sequence ATGCAAAGCCAGATACCCCTGACCCGTGACGTCGTTCTGATCGGCGGCGGCCATGCGCATGCGCTCGTCCTCAGGATGTGGGGCATGAACCCTCTGCCGGGCGTCCGGCTGACGGTGGTTCATCCGGGACCGACCGCGCCCTATTCGGGGATGCTGCCCGGCCATGTGGCCGGCCACTACGCACGCGAGGAGCTCGACCTCGATCTCGTGCGGCTCTGCCGTTTCGCAGGAGCGCGTCTGGTCACCGGATGGGCCGAGGGGGTCGATCCCGTGGCCCGGCGCGTCCGGCTCGCAGGGGGGCGGGAGATCGCCTATGACGTGGCCTCGCTCGATGTCGGCGTCCATGCCGGGATGTCGGACATCGACGGCTTTGACGATCATGCGCTGGGCGTGAAGCCGCTCGACCGCTTCGCCGGTGCGTTCCGTGAATTCCGCGCGCAGGTGCGCGCCGGTGACGCCGCGCCCGAGGTCGCCGTGATCGGCGCGGGGGTCGCGGGCTGTGAAGTCGCGCTCGCCATGGATCACGCGCTGCGGCAGGACGGCGCCACGCCGCGGGTCGCCCTCATCGAGGCGACCGGGGCCCTGACCGGCTTTGCCCCTCGGGCAGCGGGCCTCATGCGCGGGACGCTGGAGCGTGCCGGGGTCCAGCTCCTGTTCGGCCGTCGCGTTGAACGGGTGCTGCCTGATCATATCGTGCTCGACGACGGCACGACGCTGCCCAGCCGTTTCACGCTGGGTGCCGCGGGGGCGATGGCCCATGGCTGGCTCGCGGCGAGTGGTCTTCCCGTCACCGAAGCGGGTTTCGTGACGACGGATGCCACCTGCCGCGTCACCGGGCAGGAGGACCTATTCGCGGTGGGTGACTGCGCCCATTTCGCGCCGGATCCCTTGCCGAAGGCGGGGGTCTATGCCGTGCGCGTGGCGCCGGTGCTCCTCCACAATCTGCGCGCAAGGCTTTCGGGCGGGTCACTGCGCGACTTCCGACCGCAGAAGGATTTCCTCAAGCTCATTTCCCTTGGCGGCAAGAGTGCCATCGCCCAGCGGGGGCGGTTCGCGGTTGCGGGGCCGCTTCTGTGGCGCTGGAAGGACCGGATCGACCAGCGTTTCATGGACAAGTTCCGGCACCTGCCCCAGATGAAGCAGGACCCCTTGCCCAGTGTGCTGGCCGACGGCGTGCGCGAGGAACTCGGCGGGGCCGAGCAGATGCTCTGCGCCGGCTGCGGGTCCAAGGTCGGGCCAGGCGTGCTTTCAGCGACCCTATCGCGGCTGCCGCGCGCCGGTCGGGACGACATCTTGACCGGACCCGGCGACGATGCGGCCGTGGTCGAGTTAGGTGGCGTCCGACAGGTCCTGACCACCGATCACCTGCGCGCCTTCACCGAAGACTACGGTCTTTTCGCCCGGATCGCGGCGCATCATGCGCTGGGCGACGTGCTCGCCATGGGAGCCCGGCCACAGGCGGTGCTGGCGCAGGTCACGCTGCCGCGCCAGTCCGAGGCGCTTCAGGCGCGGGCGATGGAGGAGATCATGGCGGCCGCCGCCGAGGTCTTTGCCGCCGAGGGCGCAGAGATCGCCGGGGGCCACACCACGATGGGCGCGGAATGCACGGTCGGTTTCACCGTGACCGGTCTGGTGGACAAGCCGATCACCGTGGCTGGTGCGCAGCCGGACGATGTGCTCGTCCTGACCCGCCCCATCGGTTCAGGCACGATCCTTGCCGCCGAGATGAAGGGCGCCGCGCAGGGCGTCGACGTGGCGGCGATGCTCGCGGTGATGGCGACGGGGCAGGGGGCGGTGGCGCGGGTGCTAGAGCCGGCCCATGCTATGACCGATGTGACGGGCTTCGGATTGGCCGGGCATCTGAGCGCGATCTGCCGCGCATCCGGTGTGGGGGCCGAGATCGTATTGGCGGATGTGCCGTCTTACGAAGGTGCCCTGCCGTTGGCCGAGGCGGGTTATCGGTCGACAATCTTTCCGGCGAACAAGGTGGCGGCTCCGGTAGAGGGCGCTGTCGGCGCGCGAGCCGATCTGCTCTGGGACCCGCAAACGGCGGGCGGGTTTCTGGCCTGCGTGAGCGTCGAGGACCTGAAGGACGTGCTGGCCGGGATCGCCGGAGCAGGCGGGCAGGGCCATGTGATCGGGCGAATGGTCGAAGGATCGGGGATTCGACTGGCGTGA
- a CDS encoding AMP-binding protein, with translation MGWLRDETGLEKTRANFVPLTVLSHLRRAKAIYPERIAVIDGDRQFTYGEMHDRVSRLASALTRLGVASGDVVATILPNTLAQVEAHWAVPATGAILNTINTRLDVDSVAYILEHGEAKVVLVDSQFLEPLEAALTRIEGPAPVVVEVPDAGAGFPASGRHKDYEALVASGDPAFNWIMPEDEWESLALNYTSGTTGRPKGVVYSHRGAYLHTMGVAVAWGLNKHTRYLTIVPLFHCNNWCHTWTIPAVGGTVICCRDITAKAIYDAIADHGVTHFGGAPIVLNTLINAKDSDRRAFDHRVEVYTAGAPPPAATFAGIEPLGFNVTQVYGLTEIYGHGTECLWREDWDDLPAEERYTIKARTGVLNADMEDVTVMDAGTMTQVAMDGETVGEIMARGNIVMKGYLRNPEATQEAFAGGYFHTGDIAFQHPDGYIKITDRAKDIIISGGENVSSVEVENAIMHHPAVSLCAVVAKPDEKWGEVPCAFVELKDGKTATEAEIIAFVRERLAGFKTPKRVIFEELPKTSTGKIQKFELRKKLAEV, from the coding sequence ATGGGCTGGCTCAGGGACGAAACGGGGCTTGAGAAGACCAGGGCGAACTTCGTGCCGCTAACGGTGCTGTCGCATCTGAGGCGGGCAAAGGCGATCTATCCCGAACGGATTGCGGTGATCGACGGCGACCGGCAGTTCACCTATGGCGAGATGCACGACCGGGTCAGCCGGCTCGCCTCGGCGCTCACGCGGCTTGGCGTGGCCTCGGGCGACGTGGTCGCGACGATCCTGCCCAATACGCTGGCACAGGTCGAAGCACATTGGGCCGTGCCTGCGACCGGCGCGATCCTCAACACGATCAACACGCGTCTCGACGTGGACTCGGTCGCTTATATCCTCGAGCACGGCGAGGCCAAGGTCGTGCTTGTGGACAGCCAGTTCCTCGAACCGCTGGAGGCCGCGCTGACGCGCATCGAAGGTCCGGCCCCCGTCGTGGTCGAGGTGCCGGACGCTGGTGCGGGCTTCCCGGCGAGCGGTCGTCACAAGGACTACGAAGCCCTCGTCGCCTCGGGCGATCCCGCCTTCAACTGGATCATGCCCGAGGACGAATGGGAGAGCCTCGCCCTCAATTACACCTCCGGCACGACGGGCCGCCCCAAGGGCGTCGTCTATTCGCACCGGGGCGCCTATCTGCACACGATGGGCGTGGCGGTGGCCTGGGGGCTGAACAAGCACACCCGTTACCTTACGATCGTGCCGCTCTTTCACTGCAACAACTGGTGTCACACCTGGACCATTCCTGCCGTCGGCGGCACGGTTATCTGCTGCCGCGACATCACCGCCAAGGCGATCTACGACGCCATCGCGGATCATGGCGTCACGCATTTCGGCGGGGCGCCCATCGTGCTGAACACACTCATCAACGCGAAGGACAGCGACCGGCGCGCCTTCGACCACAGGGTCGAGGTCTATACCGCCGGCGCGCCGCCACCCGCCGCGACCTTTGCCGGGATCGAGCCGCTCGGGTTCAACGTTACCCAGGTCTATGGCCTGACCGAGATCTATGGCCACGGCACCGAATGCCTGTGGCGCGAGGATTGGGACGACCTGCCCGCCGAGGAACGATACACGATCAAGGCGCGCACCGGGGTCCTGAACGCCGACATGGAAGACGTGACCGTGATGGACGCCGGAACCATGACCCAGGTCGCCATGGACGGCGAAACCGTGGGCGAGATCATGGCGCGGGGGAACATCGTGATGAAGGGCTACCTCAGGAACCCCGAGGCGACGCAGGAAGCCTTTGCGGGTGGTTACTTCCACACCGGCGACATCGCCTTCCAGCACCCGGACGGCTACATCAAGATCACCGACCGTGCGAAGGACATCATCATTTCGGGCGGCGAGAACGTCTCTTCCGTCGAGGTCGAGAACGCCATCATGCACCACCCTGCGGTGTCGCTCTGCGCGGTGGTGGCGAAACCGGACGAGAAATGGGGCGAGGTTCCCTGCGCCTTCGTCGAGCTCAAGGACGGCAAGACGGCGACCGAGGCCGAGATCATCGCCTTCGTGCGCGAACGGCTTGCAGGCTTCAAGACGCCGAAACGGGTGATCTTCGAGGAGCTTCCCAAGACCTCGACCGGCAAGATCCAGAAGTTCGAATTGCGCAAGAAACTGGCCGAGGTCTGA
- a CDS encoding sulfotransferase family 2 domain-containing protein: protein MIISRGRRYIFVHAPKTGGTSLALMLEAKAMKDDILLGDTPKALKRRGRVKDVETSGRLWKHSRLTDLYGLVTQAEIEDFFVFTLVRNPWDRMVSYYHWLRVQDFDHPAVDRAKALDFKGFVTDPTILGSVANNPYTRYVTDRDGIERADHFLRLEQLGEDLEMVEARLGCKLGPPAHENASNRSRDYRSYYGPDEAGAVARACESDIARFGYSFDPT from the coding sequence ATGATCATCTCCCGTGGCCGCCGCTATATCTTCGTCCATGCGCCCAAGACCGGCGGCACGAGCCTCGCGCTCATGCTCGAGGCGAAGGCGATGAAGGATGATATCCTGCTGGGCGACACGCCAAAGGCGCTCAAGCGGCGCGGGCGGGTCAAGGATGTCGAGACCTCGGGGCGGCTGTGGAAACACTCGAGGCTCACCGATCTTTATGGGCTGGTGACTCAGGCCGAGATCGAGGATTTCTTCGTCTTTACGCTCGTGCGCAATCCCTGGGACCGGATGGTGAGCTATTACCACTGGCTTCGCGTGCAGGACTTCGACCATCCGGCCGTCGACCGCGCCAAGGCGCTCGATTTCAAGGGCTTCGTCACGGACCCGACGATCCTCGGTTCCGTCGCGAACAATCCCTACACCCGATATGTGACCGACCGGGACGGCATCGAACGGGCGGATCATTTCCTGCGGCTGGAGCAACTGGGTGAGGACCTCGAGATGGTGGAGGCGCGGCTTGGCTGCAAGCTTGGTCCCCCGGCGCATGAAAACGCGTCGAATCGTTCCCGAGACTATCGCAGCTACTATGGTCCGGACGAGGCCGGGGCCGTCGCGCGCGCCTGCGAATCGGACATTGCGCGGTTCGGATACAGCTTCGACCCGACCTGA
- a CDS encoding PaaI family thioesterase, with amino-acid sequence MQDFTVRNPDFARVVAASFARQPMMETLGAHLVSVEPGRVVIESDIPDRAKQQQGVAHAGLAFSIGDSAAGYSALSLLPAGQEIVTSEMKIHLLAPGAGERMVAEGRVLRAGRRQLVCEAEVWAHEGAARRLVAKLIGTMVPVPIPSGD; translated from the coding sequence ATGCAGGATTTCACCGTCAGGAACCCGGATTTTGCCCGCGTCGTCGCGGCGAGCTTCGCGCGTCAGCCGATGATGGAGACGCTGGGCGCCCATCTGGTCAGTGTCGAACCGGGCCGGGTCGTGATCGAAAGCGACATTCCGGACCGCGCCAAGCAGCAACAGGGCGTGGCCCATGCCGGTCTCGCCTTTTCCATCGGCGATTCGGCCGCTGGCTATTCCGCGCTGTCGCTTCTGCCTGCGGGGCAGGAAATCGTGACCTCAGAGATGAAGATCCACCTTCTGGCCCCGGGTGCGGGCGAGCGGATGGTGGCCGAAGGGCGCGTTCTGCGGGCCGGGCGGCGGCAGCTCGTCTGCGAGGCCGAGGTCTGGGCTCATGAGGGCGCGGCCCGGCGGCTTGTCGCGAAACTGATCGGGACCATGGTTCCCGTTCCGATCCCATCAGGAGACTAG
- a CDS encoding crotonase/enoyl-CoA hydratase family protein, whose translation MSDRVTIAIEDHVAVVTMARHDKMNALDKEQIAAIVAAGREVSETPGVRAVVLAGGPRAFCAGLDMAAMASIAQDAQSGFQDRTHGRSNIFQATSMVWAECPVPVIAAINGYAFGGGFQIALGADIRIAAPDATFSIMEMKWGIIPDMGGMHLARRLLRGDVLRRLTYTAEVFDAEAALGWGVVTEVVDDPLARAMELARTIATRSPDAIRAAKALIDETELASPKDVLKAESRVQQELIGGANQMEAVMAGMQKRTPVFKD comes from the coding sequence ATGTCCGACAGGGTAACGATCGCAATCGAGGATCACGTGGCGGTGGTCACCATGGCGCGGCACGACAAGATGAACGCGCTCGACAAGGAGCAGATCGCGGCCATTGTCGCGGCCGGGCGCGAGGTGTCGGAGACCCCCGGCGTGCGCGCCGTGGTGCTGGCGGGGGGACCGCGCGCCTTCTGCGCCGGGCTCGACATGGCGGCGATGGCGTCCATCGCGCAGGACGCGCAGTCGGGGTTTCAGGACCGGACCCATGGGCGCTCCAACATCTTTCAGGCGACGAGCATGGTCTGGGCCGAATGTCCTGTCCCGGTGATCGCGGCGATCAACGGCTATGCCTTCGGCGGTGGGTTTCAGATCGCGCTCGGGGCCGACATCCGTATCGCGGCGCCGGATGCGACGTTCTCCATCATGGAGATGAAGTGGGGCATCATCCCCGACATGGGCGGGATGCATCTGGCCCGGCGGCTCCTGCGTGGAGACGTGCTGCGGCGGCTGACCTATACGGCCGAGGTCTTCGACGCCGAGGCCGCGCTGGGCTGGGGTGTGGTGACGGAAGTGGTGGACGACCCGCTGGCCCGCGCGATGGAGCTTGCCCGCACAATCGCCACGCGCTCGCCCGACGCTATCCGCGCCGCAAAGGCCCTGATCGACGAGACGGAACTCGCATCGCCCAAGGACGTGTTGAAAGCGGAGAGCCGGGTCCAACAGGAGCTGATCGGCGGGGCGAACCAGATGGAGGCGGTGATGGCGGGCATGCAGAAACGCACGCCCGTCTTCAAGGACTAG